Proteins co-encoded in one Gadus morhua chromosome 6, gadMor3.0, whole genome shotgun sequence genomic window:
- the ccdc117 gene encoding coiled-coil domain-containing protein 117 isoform X2: MTYESLGRPVFTSCRVVMHHSGPKSNELGVLPAMDQFSGLVSLPEIIFDFSHPSSSGHQRGPPSNSWERRCLRKHRKRNDDNEYVAKRRKLVEEGAALSESSSPADICSGWTLASSCPSLSVPAASPPPPHQEGVFPQNPPAPGRLEAEGSCMEVDAAQRRLREIEDRITLEDDDDDEDLDVEPFPRRPVLVMSESLRQGLQRGMSDILPHKVAQSVNHSCMELVLWRPPDDALSRRLKDSLQRQQRKNQTASRQPPPPCPSPGPPSAPPVVRPAPAAPYRPAYSFPEADPSGEEDMEL; encoded by the exons ATGACTTATGAATCACTGGGCCGCCCGG TGTTTACTTCGTGTCGGGTCGTCATGCACCATTCTGGTCCAAAGAGCAATGAGCTGGGGGTCCTGCCGGCGATGGATCAGTTCTCCGGCCTCGTCAGCCTTCCTGAGATCATCTTTGACTTCAGTCATCCAAGTTCCTCTGGTCATCAGAGAGGACCACCGTCCAACAG CTGGGAGAGACGATGTCTCCGGAAGCACAGGAAGAGAAATGATGATAA TGAGTACGTGGCCAAGAGGAGGaagttggtggaggagggggcggccCTCTCAGAAAGCTCCAGCCCAGCGGATATCTGCTCCGGCTGGACCCTAGCGAGCAGCTGCCCTTCTCTGTCAGTGCCAGCAGccagtccccctcctccccaccaggAGGGGGTCTTTCCCCAGAACCCCCCAGCCCCGGGCCGTCTGGAGGCGGAGGGCTCCTGTATGGAGGTGGACGCAGCACAGAGGAGGCTCAGAGAGATCGAGGACAG AATAACGCTGGAggatgacgatgacgacgaaGACTTGGACGTGGAGCCGTTTCCTAGACGTCCGGTGCTGGTGATGTCAGAGAGTTTGAGGCAGGGCCTCCAACGGGGAATGAGTGACATCCTGCCGCACAAGGTGGCCCAGTCTGT GAACCATTCCTGCATGGAGCTGGTGTTGTGGCGCCCGCCGGACGACGCACTGTCCCGGAGGCTGAAGGACTCCCTGCAGAGGCAGCAGCGCAAGAATCAGACGGCCAGCCgacagcccccgcccccctgccctTCTCCTGGTCCCCCCAGCGCCCCTCCCGTGGTCCGCCCAGCTCCCGCAGCCCCCTACCGCCCTGCGTACAGTTTCCCCGAGGCAGACCCCTCTGGAGAAGAGGACATGGAGCTGTGA
- the ccdc117 gene encoding coiled-coil domain-containing protein 117 isoform X3 produces the protein MHHSGPKSNELGVLPAMDQFSGLVSLPEIIFDFSHPSSSGHQRGPPSNRSWERRCLRKHRKRNDDNEYVAKRRKLVEEGAALSESSSPADICSGWTLASSCPSLSVPAASPPPPHQEGVFPQNPPAPGRLEAEGSCMEVDAAQRRLREIEDRITLEDDDDDEDLDVEPFPRRPVLVMSESLRQGLQRGMSDILPHKVAQSVNHSCMELVLWRPPDDALSRRLKDSLQRQQRKNQTASRQPPPPCPSPGPPSAPPVVRPAPAAPYRPAYSFPEADPSGEEDMEL, from the exons ATGCACCATTCTGGTCCAAAGAGCAATGAGCTGGGGGTCCTGCCGGCGATGGATCAGTTCTCCGGCCTCGTCAGCCTTCCTGAGATCATCTTTGACTTCAGTCATCCAAGTTCCTCTGGTCATCAGAGAGGACCACCGTCCAACAG AAGCTGGGAGAGACGATGTCTCCGGAAGCACAGGAAGAGAAATGATGATAA TGAGTACGTGGCCAAGAGGAGGaagttggtggaggagggggcggccCTCTCAGAAAGCTCCAGCCCAGCGGATATCTGCTCCGGCTGGACCCTAGCGAGCAGCTGCCCTTCTCTGTCAGTGCCAGCAGccagtccccctcctccccaccaggAGGGGGTCTTTCCCCAGAACCCCCCAGCCCCGGGCCGTCTGGAGGCGGAGGGCTCCTGTATGGAGGTGGACGCAGCACAGAGGAGGCTCAGAGAGATCGAGGACAG AATAACGCTGGAggatgacgatgacgacgaaGACTTGGACGTGGAGCCGTTTCCTAGACGTCCGGTGCTGGTGATGTCAGAGAGTTTGAGGCAGGGCCTCCAACGGGGAATGAGTGACATCCTGCCGCACAAGGTGGCCCAGTCTGT GAACCATTCCTGCATGGAGCTGGTGTTGTGGCGCCCGCCGGACGACGCACTGTCCCGGAGGCTGAAGGACTCCCTGCAGAGGCAGCAGCGCAAGAATCAGACGGCCAGCCgacagcccccgcccccctgccctTCTCCTGGTCCCCCCAGCGCCCCTCCCGTGGTCCGCCCAGCTCCCGCAGCCCCCTACCGCCCTGCGTACAGTTTCCCCGAGGCAGACCCCTCTGGAGAAGAGGACATGGAGCTGTGA
- the ccdc117 gene encoding coiled-coil domain-containing protein 117 isoform X4: MHHSGPKSNELGVLPAMDQFSGLVSLPEIIFDFSHPSSSGHQRGPPSNSWERRCLRKHRKRNDDNEYVAKRRKLVEEGAALSESSSPADICSGWTLASSCPSLSVPAASPPPPHQEGVFPQNPPAPGRLEAEGSCMEVDAAQRRLREIEDRITLEDDDDDEDLDVEPFPRRPVLVMSESLRQGLQRGMSDILPHKVAQSVNHSCMELVLWRPPDDALSRRLKDSLQRQQRKNQTASRQPPPPCPSPGPPSAPPVVRPAPAAPYRPAYSFPEADPSGEEDMEL; this comes from the exons ATGCACCATTCTGGTCCAAAGAGCAATGAGCTGGGGGTCCTGCCGGCGATGGATCAGTTCTCCGGCCTCGTCAGCCTTCCTGAGATCATCTTTGACTTCAGTCATCCAAGTTCCTCTGGTCATCAGAGAGGACCACCGTCCAACAG CTGGGAGAGACGATGTCTCCGGAAGCACAGGAAGAGAAATGATGATAA TGAGTACGTGGCCAAGAGGAGGaagttggtggaggagggggcggccCTCTCAGAAAGCTCCAGCCCAGCGGATATCTGCTCCGGCTGGACCCTAGCGAGCAGCTGCCCTTCTCTGTCAGTGCCAGCAGccagtccccctcctccccaccaggAGGGGGTCTTTCCCCAGAACCCCCCAGCCCCGGGCCGTCTGGAGGCGGAGGGCTCCTGTATGGAGGTGGACGCAGCACAGAGGAGGCTCAGAGAGATCGAGGACAG AATAACGCTGGAggatgacgatgacgacgaaGACTTGGACGTGGAGCCGTTTCCTAGACGTCCGGTGCTGGTGATGTCAGAGAGTTTGAGGCAGGGCCTCCAACGGGGAATGAGTGACATCCTGCCGCACAAGGTGGCCCAGTCTGT GAACCATTCCTGCATGGAGCTGGTGTTGTGGCGCCCGCCGGACGACGCACTGTCCCGGAGGCTGAAGGACTCCCTGCAGAGGCAGCAGCGCAAGAATCAGACGGCCAGCCgacagcccccgcccccctgccctTCTCCTGGTCCCCCCAGCGCCCCTCCCGTGGTCCGCCCAGCTCCCGCAGCCCCCTACCGCCCTGCGTACAGTTTCCCCGAGGCAGACCCCTCTGGAGAAGAGGACATGGAGCTGTGA
- the ccdc117 gene encoding coiled-coil domain-containing protein 117 isoform X1, whose amino-acid sequence MTYESLGRPVFTSCRVVMHHSGPKSNELGVLPAMDQFSGLVSLPEIIFDFSHPSSSGHQRGPPSNRSWERRCLRKHRKRNDDNEYVAKRRKLVEEGAALSESSSPADICSGWTLASSCPSLSVPAASPPPPHQEGVFPQNPPAPGRLEAEGSCMEVDAAQRRLREIEDRITLEDDDDDEDLDVEPFPRRPVLVMSESLRQGLQRGMSDILPHKVAQSVNHSCMELVLWRPPDDALSRRLKDSLQRQQRKNQTASRQPPPPCPSPGPPSAPPVVRPAPAAPYRPAYSFPEADPSGEEDMEL is encoded by the exons ATGACTTATGAATCACTGGGCCGCCCGG TGTTTACTTCGTGTCGGGTCGTCATGCACCATTCTGGTCCAAAGAGCAATGAGCTGGGGGTCCTGCCGGCGATGGATCAGTTCTCCGGCCTCGTCAGCCTTCCTGAGATCATCTTTGACTTCAGTCATCCAAGTTCCTCTGGTCATCAGAGAGGACCACCGTCCAACAG AAGCTGGGAGAGACGATGTCTCCGGAAGCACAGGAAGAGAAATGATGATAA TGAGTACGTGGCCAAGAGGAGGaagttggtggaggagggggcggccCTCTCAGAAAGCTCCAGCCCAGCGGATATCTGCTCCGGCTGGACCCTAGCGAGCAGCTGCCCTTCTCTGTCAGTGCCAGCAGccagtccccctcctccccaccaggAGGGGGTCTTTCCCCAGAACCCCCCAGCCCCGGGCCGTCTGGAGGCGGAGGGCTCCTGTATGGAGGTGGACGCAGCACAGAGGAGGCTCAGAGAGATCGAGGACAG AATAACGCTGGAggatgacgatgacgacgaaGACTTGGACGTGGAGCCGTTTCCTAGACGTCCGGTGCTGGTGATGTCAGAGAGTTTGAGGCAGGGCCTCCAACGGGGAATGAGTGACATCCTGCCGCACAAGGTGGCCCAGTCTGT GAACCATTCCTGCATGGAGCTGGTGTTGTGGCGCCCGCCGGACGACGCACTGTCCCGGAGGCTGAAGGACTCCCTGCAGAGGCAGCAGCGCAAGAATCAGACGGCCAGCCgacagcccccgcccccctgccctTCTCCTGGTCCCCCCAGCGCCCCTCCCGTGGTCCGCCCAGCTCCCGCAGCCCCCTACCGCCCTGCGTACAGTTTCCCCGAGGCAGACCCCTCTGGAGAAGAGGACATGGAGCTGTGA
- the tcn2 gene encoding transcobalamin-2 — translation MQGLVVLTGILAFVSFKTCGSDLVTESLNKQLLRSAQTAQGLPIPTIFLALRLSSDHNHAIETNYLNRITTDLHNDIQRSLSQRKPVVGLLSQYTMCLLASCTDANSVTFTVNDQSSSSLITHLKRQMHKEKESIEHSAKPLSNYFDFSGGILALCLAGVRVNGHLTSHLVAAVQRGSLSDAGVECSTDTLAMAGMALSCEKNAGFYPHHAAALGRAISKIKARLETTRPDFHIGNQYSTPIAVMALVAMGSQKDLSSTLLRLSADAQRGTYQNPRALASALIGLQTKSYLDLKNINCQNEKNNLVLEPAVELDLVPLPTQKAEVFVEVVKSDQQIQTYTVHVPMGASLLYALELLQAENTAFTFKVQPTQWGPFLSNVNGEHARQSDRRAWLLLSDGVPLSEGINDFKIQRPHVIIIRNNEY, via the exons ATGCAGGGTTTGGTCGTTCTTACAGGAATATTGGCCTTTGTTTCTTTTAAAACATGCG GGAGCGACTTGGTAACCGAGTCCCTTAACAAGCAGCTGCTGCGGTCTGCTCAGACGGCGCAGGGTTTGCCCATTCCCACTATTTTCCTTGCGTTACGGCTGTCAAGTGACCATAACCACGCCATCGAGACCAACTACCTCAATAGAATAACCACGGATTTGCACAATGATATTCAACG CTCTCTCTCGCAAAGGAAGCCGGTGGTGGGGCTGCTGTCTCAGTACACCATGTGTCTGTTGGCCTCCTGCACCGACGCAAACTCGGTCACCTTCACTGTCAACGACCAAAGCAGCTCCTCCTTGATCACTCACCTCAAGAGACAAATgcataaagagaaagagagtattGAAC ACAGTGCGAAGCCTTTAAGCAACTACTTCGACTTCTCTGGAGGGATTCTGGCACTGTGCTTGGCCGGTGTCCGGGTCAACGGTCATCTCACCTCTCATCTCGTGGCGGCGGTTCAACGCGGCTCTCTTTCTGATGCGGGAGTGGAGTGCTCAACTG ACACACTTGCTATGGCGGGGATGGCCCTCAGCTGTGAGAAGAACGCAGGTTTCTACCCTCACCACGCTGCTGCTCTGGGTAGGGCCATCAGTAAGATCAAGGCCAGGCTGGAGACAACTAGACCAGACTTTCATATCGGGAACCAGTACAGCACGCCAATAGCCGTCATG GCTCTGGTAGCCATGGGCAGCCAGAAGGATTTGTCTTCCACCCTGTTGAGGTTGAGCGCGGACGCCCAGAGAGGCACGTATCAGAACCCCAGGGCCCTTGCCTCAGCGCTGATCGGCCTGCAGACCAAATCCTACCTGGACCTCAAGAACATCAACTGCCAGAACGAGAAGA ATAATCTGGTGCTGGAGCCGGCGGTGGAGTTGGATTTGGTTCCGTTGCCGACCCAAAAGGCGGAAGtgtttgtggaggtggtgaaatCCGACCAACAGATCCAAACCTACACCGTGCATGTGCCGATGGGGGCCTCGTTACTGTACGCTCTGGAACTGCTCCAGGCGGAGAACACTGCTTTCAC ATTCAAGGTGCAGCCGACCCAGTGGGGGCCCTTCTTGAGCAACGTGAACGGAGAGCATGCCAGGCAGAGCGATCGCAGAGcctggctcctcctctccgatggtgtccctctctctgagg GTATCAATGACTTTAAGATCCAGAGGCCTCATGTGATCATCATCAGAAACAATGAGTACTAA
- the LOC115545380 gene encoding deoxycytidine kinase isoform X3 — protein sequence MFSSYLSFSRVLCPSLVGKSTHYPLALKSMSAAPGPSSSGPARGLQSTGPGPRPDGRARVRRVSIEGNIAVGKSTFAKLLQSASSDWEVVQEPVSKWQSIESRPSEGSGAPQQTVGNLLQMMYEDPQRWSYTFQTYSCMSRMKTQLQPPPPHLLSSKGTPVQVFERSVYSDRYIFALNSFELDCINPAEWAVYQDWHTFLVEQFGPQLELEGIIYLKASPQFKSAHGGFNSTDRSPSPGM from the exons ATGTTTTCCTCATATTTATCATTTAGCAGAGTTCTGTGCCCGAGTCTGGTGGGCAAATCCACCCATTATCCGTTGGCTTTAAAGAGCATGAGTGCTGCCCCAGGACCGAGCTCCTCTGGTCCAGCAAGAGGCCTTCAAAGTACCGGACCAGGACCGAGACCAGATGGGAGAGCTCGGGTCAGGAGAGTGTCTATCGAGGGCAACATCG CTGTAGGAAAGTCCACCTTTGCCAAGCTGCTTCAGTCCGCCAGCTCAGACTGGGAGGTCGTTCAAGAACCGGTCAGCAAGTGGCAAAGCATCGAAAGCAGACCTTCCGAG GGGTCCGGGGCTCCACAGCAGACCGTAGGTAACCTGCTCCAGATGATGTACGAAGACCCCCAGCGCTGGTCCTACACCTTCCAGACCTACTCCTGCATGAGCCGCATGAAGACCCAGCTGCAGCCTCCACCGCCCCACCTGCTCAGCTCAAAGGGAACCCCAGTCCAGGTGTTTGAGCGTTCTGTTTACAGTGACCG GTACATCTTTGCCCTGAACAGTTTTGAACTTGACTGTATAAACCCAGCTGAGTGGGCGGTCTACCAGGACTGGCACACCTTCTTAGTGGAGCAGTTTGGCCCCCAGTTGGAGCTCGAGGGCATCATTTACCTCAAAGCCTCCCCTCAG TTCAAATCTGCCCATGGAGGGTTTAACTCCACTGACCGCTCCCCGAGTCCTGGGATGTGA
- the LOC115545380 gene encoding deoxycytidine kinase isoform X4 has translation MFSSYLSFSRVLCPSLVGKSTHYPLALKSMSAAPGPSSSGPARGLQSTGPGPRPDGRARVRRVSIEGNIAVGKSTFAKLLQSASSDWEVVQEPVSKWQSIESRPSEGSGAPQQTVGNLLQMMYEDPQRWSYTFQTYSCMSRMKTQLQPPPPHLLSSKGTPVQVFERSVYSDRYIFALNSFELDCINPAEWAVYQDWHTFLVEQFGPQLELEGIIYLKASPQLPAGRMALVCAPH, from the exons ATGTTTTCCTCATATTTATCATTTAGCAGAGTTCTGTGCCCGAGTCTGGTGGGCAAATCCACCCATTATCCGTTGGCTTTAAAGAGCATGAGTGCTGCCCCAGGACCGAGCTCCTCTGGTCCAGCAAGAGGCCTTCAAAGTACCGGACCAGGACCGAGACCAGATGGGAGAGCTCGGGTCAGGAGAGTGTCTATCGAGGGCAACATCG CTGTAGGAAAGTCCACCTTTGCCAAGCTGCTTCAGTCCGCCAGCTCAGACTGGGAGGTCGTTCAAGAACCGGTCAGCAAGTGGCAAAGCATCGAAAGCAGACCTTCCGAG GGGTCCGGGGCTCCACAGCAGACCGTAGGTAACCTGCTCCAGATGATGTACGAAGACCCCCAGCGCTGGTCCTACACCTTCCAGACCTACTCCTGCATGAGCCGCATGAAGACCCAGCTGCAGCCTCCACCGCCCCACCTGCTCAGCTCAAAGGGAACCCCAGTCCAGGTGTTTGAGCGTTCTGTTTACAGTGACCG GTACATCTTTGCCCTGAACAGTTTTGAACTTGACTGTATAAACCCAGCTGAGTGGGCGGTCTACCAGGACTGGCACACCTTCTTAGTGGAGCAGTTTGGCCCCCAGTTGGAGCTCGAGGGCATCATTTACCTCAAAGCCTCCCCTCAG CTCCCAGCCGGCAGAATGGCACTAGTTTGTGCCCCACATTGA